CTTGTCTTTTAGCTAAcgtttatattttttttttgattggtCTACAATTCAAACACACACCCACACCCACACATTTCATTGAACTTTAATATTTAAAGCCATGACATTATTAACAGCAGAAAGATTGGTTAGATTAGCTTACAAATATCCAAGTTTATCTAATACTTGGTATTTAATTGCCACTGCTTGTTTGACAGTGATAAATCAACCTGATGAAATCCCCAAATTATATCATTTTGCCTTGCGtcaacaattattacaagatcctacttcttcttcatcatcatctacAACATCtacttcatcattattaactgataaatatttaattcaattagctaaagattcaattgattctgccaaaaaatatcaagatTTAACTGCTGTAGGAATAAATTTACCTGATATATTAATTCCTAATacttattatcaaaatttaccattaaatttcaaattttctaaaaatgaagatattttcaattttcaagATAAATTAACTGCTAGATTTAGAGAAgttattttgaaaagtaTTGCATTAATTGGATTACCTAAAgtaattaattctttaatgatattaaaaaCTGTTACACcaacaaatttaaaatcagGAAATATTCCTGAAAGATCTTGTATTGTTAATCCTGGTCATATACCTTCAGCTTCAATTTTAAGTGAAGATGTAAATGGAacaaaatttgatgataataaaattaaatttaaagaaaatttattattatcatcatcatcatcatcatcatcatcatcatcagtaGATACAATTGATGGACCAATATCtcaatcatcaattaatattaaacaaattgaatcagATTTAATTCGAGGATCTAATTTTTggaattcaatttatcaaaataaaattaatacaagaattaaaaatcaaatgtttAATGCTTATCCTGATTTATGGTATTTTACTTATCATCATATTTATTCTCCATTATTAAgttttattgatattattaatgcTAAAGAAACTTCAATGTGTGTTGTTGCTTGTTTAATTCCTCAAGATGTAAATCCTCAATTAAAAGGTCATTTGAAAGGAGCTTTGAATAATGGTAACactaaagaagaattaaatgatgTTAGATCTTTAGTGTTTGATCTTTGTGATTGGAAAGGAGGAATTACATGGAAAGGAGGTAAAGAAAGTGTAGCAAAATTATAATCTAGATCGATcgatagatagatagatagatagagAGATAGTTATGtttctttaaataaataaacaaaattgaagatatttgaatttcctttcctttctttttttatgcTATATAATGATACAGGGGTTTCTCTGTCTTATTCTTTTGATTCTGATcgttttaataattttattggcTTTAAATCTGGTTGTTGAGATTTAACTTTAATTGCTTGTTCATTGTCTTTAGGTTGGGGTTGGGGTTGGGGTTGagattttggttttggttttggttttgattttgattttggcTTTGGATTTTTGGATTGTTTCTTTGAAGGTGTATCGttcagttgttgttgttgttgttgttgttgttgttgttcatcTTTTGATTCAGGTCTATTATTGCCATTAGATTTAGATGTAGGTTTATTGgcttttgattttgattttggatttgattttggatttgatCTTGGTTTTGCAACTTCAATTTTCTCATCAGAAATTGTACCATTGTTAGATTCTATTCGTTTCTTCATGTTTTCTAATGTTTCCTTAAACTTCCTAgatttctttatttcttttgtaGTTTCATCTGTCAATTTACTTTCATTCAGTTTCTTAATCAGTTTCACATCTTCCTTCGTTATTATATCCTTATTTACCAATTTATCTTTCGATGTATCGTCACCATTTGTCAATTTTGGAGGCTTTTCTTTACCTTTATCTTTTACCTTTTCCTTAGGCTTAGTCTTAGTCTTAGGCTTAGTCTTAGTCTTAGTCTTATCTTTTTCCTTACCAAttgctttttctttaattgatttcttgacctttaatttctttttctccttagatgattttgaagcatcaccacaaccaccatCAGATTTGGTAGATTGTTTCCTTTTAATACTCTTATTAAtctttattaaatcaaattgatcaatttcattatttataaacattaaaaattttttataaatttcattattcattaaatcatcacgttttaaattttttttcgatTCTTTTAATATCTTTTGTGATGAATTAACAtcaccactactactactagtagtagtagtagtagtatttACCATTTTATGAAAcaatgatttttcaatcatggggattattgaatcaaattcatcttcaaatgatttatcttttaaaaaatttaaaaattctaaactatcattataattagaaaaattaatataaGCTCGAGaataaattggaatttcaaaatttgttttagGATAATGACcttgaatataataaaattgacaaatttTACTAGCATGATAAGGATAATATGTTGCTAATTGATTAAGAAAATCCGATTCAGTTAATGATGGAGGTAATAAACGAATAACAAATTTGTTATTTCGAGAAATTATTGGaactgatgatgatgatgatgatgaagatgaagatgaagatgaagaggGTGCAGTTGTTGTACTTGTTCCCATTGTacctgttgttgttgttgttgttgaagataAAGAATGGGATTTTGATAGTATTCCCGGTATAGGACCGGATCTTCTTGGAGTTATAGAAGCCATAAGTGAATCGATATATTATTTGGTGGGCTGAGAAAGGGTTAGTTATAGTTTTATgttaacttttttttttttttttttttaagctttttattttttatattttttcttttctttcttcaatatACATTTAGTCCTTATATACAGGTATACtactataaatatataaaggAAGGttacaacaatatcaaacaTCTAAAATTGCAGATGCAAAGTACAAACAGGGTTTATTAATCTTGATTTCCGGAAAGTAAAGCTTTTGATTCAGGATAACATGGATTTTGTATGGCAAATTTTATGCCAAGTAGGTTTTGGGGCCTTAAGGTGACAAACTTTTTGAATGGCACAATAACCATAAAACGAAAAAGCAAAAGCAAAAGTCAGTACTAACAACATTGAAGGCCAAAGTTTCCCACTTAAACGTCGGGAAGGGGGGAAGGGGGGGGAAGGGGGGGGAGAGATGACCTTTAACAAACCAGATCTGGAAGTTGTCTGGTATTTTATAGTGGacatatttttttccagGTCAAggtttccaaaaaaaaaagaccaacaacaaaggGTGAAGAAGTGATTGATTGTTGTGTTGTGTTGTACTTCAAGAGTGATGTCGAACTGCAAATATTGTGAATATTCAGCAAATAGATCGATGACCCATACTAAATATAATTGTCCATTAATAAAGCCTTGTACCAATTGTGATGTCAAGGGAGATAAAACGGACAAagttgtaaaaaaaaaaaaaagaaacaaagaaCAAATGAAGAACTTTAAAGAAGAGGTAACCCTGAATTAATCAATAACCAAAGAAAAGGATGTTTTcacttacttacttacttacttacttacttacttacaACAAAAGGTAGATAGAATtaatttttctctttctctttctctttctctcttttaAGAAAAGTCaactaaacaaaaaaaaaaaaaaatctattcCATTAACTAATGAAGAATGAACAGACACACCTAGACTGCGTTAGGTAGTGCCGAGGATAAATATCCTATGACAATGGAAAATGCAACGTATCCAGCCAAAGCAGAGGAGATAGCGGGTAACACCCAGCGGGGAACGTGGTGCGCAATGTCGAGAACAACAGTATATAAATAAGTAGTTTTTCCCAGGTGTAATTTGGGTCAGGTATAGAGGGCGGACGAGGCAGGCAAGAACCCAATTACAACACGTTATAGTAGTAATATATATGTTAACCAAGCTACACGACTATAACCGCTCGCAAGCGCTCACATACAACTTgtcaaagaaagaagaaggtaaaaaaaaaaacaaacaattctttcaacaaactataatcatttttcaaaccTTATGAGTGTggttcaatttattaatgaaatcaatcaaacttataatatatcaaataatcaacaaaaaattgatcaattaactaaattattatctatAAATCctcaacaaaacaaatatattcttataatttataattgtaAATCTATACCATCAACCATTACTACAttatatgatgatgattggccaattttcaattcaattttaattaattttattaaattatgtCATTTAATGGATCCTTGgtcattattaaaatcatttgatttatatatcaattatttaaatgatttatcaataggtttcaataataattcttatGGTTggttattatcaaatattattaccaatactataaatttaatgattcCTTGGGCGAAAAAATTAGATTTAATAATGtattttaaagaaaaaggtgGTAAATTTCGTTTAAATTATATGGCAGGaattattttaaaaatatttaataataatattattagaattaatgattcaaatgattataaaaaatccattttattaattttaggaaataatttatgttatatttatttcaaattagataaaccattattatgtcaaaatatttttaataatatgaggaatataatcaatttaaattttaatcaatttaatcttaatcaacaattgaaatatcGATATTATTTATCTCgatattatttaataaaatatcaattaattgaaagttTTAATCATTTACAATGGTGTTTAATTAATacaacaaattttaaaaatcaaaaattaatccttgaattattattacctATAAGTTTAATCGTTGGTAAAATACcaaattttaattatttatcagaaaatggatttgatgatgatagtaataatagtaataataataataataataataataataataatttcccCTTTATTAAAATGTATCAATGTTTATCTAAAACTATTATAACAGGAAATTATCttgaatttaaacaattaattaattgtaattcaaaaaattatcattatttaaaagataaaaatttattattattattaatgaataaaatggaaatacttttattaagaaatttaattaaaaaaatttggatAATTCTTAATAAACCTACTAcaatgaattatttaattatacCAATTGAAGGTCattataatgatgaattatatTTAGAAAATGTTTTCGTTAcattaattgattctaatttaattaaaggGAAATTAACTAGTAGTAAAACTGTGGTATTAAGTAAAACTGATCCATTCCCTaatgttttcaatatttataaattgaaatatggtaataataataatagtaattcaaatcaatggATTTAATACTATTAGTATTAGTATTAGTATTAGTATTAGTATTAAAAAATtctataatatataaagaCATATAGTATTAAGTGAAAACTATTGtattgtaaatttttttttgcagctCTTTAAAGTGTTCTTACAACGTTCAATTACATGATTGTTATTgctcttgttgttgttgttgttgttgttgtgtttaACGTTtaacattttcttttccgGGGTATGGTAaagaaggaaggaaggaaggaaggaagatgttgatgattttttcgCAAATTGCACAACTACAAGGATCATCCagatttaaaaaaaaaaaaaacatacacacacacagagaaccaaaaaaataacttcCTTTATCCCTCCCCCCTCCCTTTTCATATTAGTTTATAACAACATACTAATTACAAGccaacaccaacaccaacaccatCTATCCTATCTTATCTTATCACATCAAAcagaaatataaatataaacagaaacagaaaTATAAACATTGAGGTATGACTATTACTATATCATCTATACcagaagaattaaaaactGATAAATCAGTAACTccatttattaaaagatcaattgaattatttcaaattaatcCAATTATTAGTTATTATTGTAAAATATATGTATTAGAATATATTTTAACTAATAAATTACATATTATAtctaaaaaaattgaaaattttactattgaattattaaatgatactgaatcaattaaaaaaaataatacccaagataatgataaaaatgataaaaatgataaaaattatgaaaatgataaaaatgataaaaatgataaaaatgatgaaaatgataaaaatgatgaaaatgatgaaaataatgaagattttcataaaattttgaataataaacaattatcatttaatgtaatattatcatttacttataaattatttaattcatgTCTTGAAACATTACTGAATTTGTCATTGTCATCTACAACTACCAACAatgaacaacaaattttgacattaataaataaaataaacgcaactttaaattttttaaatttattaacaatttttaaatcacTGAAAGATATTAATTGgaatgaaattattggagggaaatttaataattggaatgaatttgataaattaaataaacaaaaaattaaaattttaaaatatcaattatcaaaattattaaaaaaagaaaaagaaaaagaaaaaattaattttaaaattgaaaataaagataaattaaatattaatgatgaagaattggaaaaagaattagaagaaatgattgatggaaatgaatttattacaaaagaagaacaacaagaagaagaagaagatgaacaagaagaacaagaagaacaagaagaacaagaagaacaagaagaacaagaaaatgatgatgaagaagaagaagataatgatgaatataATCCACAATTGCCATTGGTACCATCTATTTTAAATGAATcagaaattaatgaaaatgacaATTCAATGAAATTACCTGGAGCACCTCATTTCCCACCTGATGAACATGgccaagaagaagaagaagaatataaagataaagataaagataGGGTTAAATTACCTGGAGTACCGAAATATTTAccagatgatgatttatcacatatcaataaatcatcaactaTTCAAGTATTTTCACCAAATACTGATACTAGTGATACTTCAACaactaaacaaaacaaaatggatccttcaattattaaaagaaaaccatCGATAACAAAgcaacatcatcaacatcaacatcaacatcatccaccattaccaccaccacaaccatcaccattaactaaagaaaatattaaacaaatattgaataGAGATGATACTATTACTCAAGTACAAAAACATGCTAAATTTGCTCAATCAGCTTTAcaatttgaagattttaatgaagcggaaaaacaattaacaaaaggattagaattattgaaaattttaaaaaaacaagaacaagaacaagaacaagtaCAAGAGTAAGCAAATTAAAagtatgatgatgatgagtaatagaaagaaaaaaaaaaaaagggcTCGGGGGAAAtgaatttatatatattatatccATTCATTTCtagaattatttttaatgatttatagTATTTCTTaggatttattaaaattgttttttataCCGATAAATCTAACTTGGTCTAATTTTTCTATAGGATTCGAAAGTTAATTATCTGTATAAATTGACAgtaagaaaataataataataataaggaTAGTTGATTATTAAGAGAAAGAATATACAAAACTATAATACCAAATATGAAATTAGAAATAGACATAGACAGAGAGAGGAGGatgaggaggaggaggaggaggaagaggaggatcttcatcaaactgtctaatttgaaattacaAACCGTTTGCATATAAAATATCCCAAAAACTGGTTTACAACAAGGGTTAAGTTAAGTTAAGTTAAGTTAAGTTAAGTTAAATTAAATGTGGTATGTTTTATAGGCTgtgtatatgtatatgtatatttatgattttgaataaattataCTGATTGAGGTTATAACTGATTTACAATAATACTTGATTTCCTCCCCACCCCCCTCCACCCCCCCAACCCAACCCAACCCCCCcttaaaacaaaattaccTATGGTAGTAAATGATAGGTTGGACTttcaatttacaaaatttgcctaaaaataaaacaaatgtCAAGGTAATCATAATCAGTTGAAATACTCCTCTTCATCCTCCACCTCTTCATCCACCTCCTCTTCATCCTTGGaataatttcattcaatcaagaaaaaaaaaaaaaaaaaaaaaaaaagaaaaaaattgactAGCTTATTGAATTGTGAACATAGTTGCAATTATAAACACAAAATTCAcgaaaatagaaaataaaaaaacaacaacaaagaacaacaacaacaacaacaacaacaacaagagtAGCAACAAGAGtaacaagaaatttttctttcaagGTTATGACTTTATATACATGAAATAGAAACAATTCTAAATGATTAATTAACTAACAAGATTTTATCAATGAGGCTATGAGGCTATGAGGCTATGAGGCTATGAGGCTATGAGGCTATAAGATTATGAGGCTATGAGGCTGTGAGGCTgtgaggaggaggaggaatgattgattgattgatttgtttgttgttgtttgttgtagaattcttcttcttccttctCTTCTAACAAATGTATAGAATCTTGTGATAtatcatatatatatatataaacgCGTAAATATATATGACGTCATACAGACAATAAGATTGAACATTGccattcttttttctcatacattaatatttgcatcaacaacaacaacaataacaataaccaacaaaaattgtgagtaatcaattcaattgatctgTTTAGAattgtaaattatttatatcaatGGTAAAAGATAAAAGATACTTGTAGATTGTTAAGTATATGATCCCAAGTAAGTAATgttatcaaaaaatcaCTGTCGACTACTTTCCTAATTTGAGCATG
This is a stretch of genomic DNA from Candida dubliniensis CD36 chromosome 1, complete sequence. It encodes these proteins:
- a CDS encoding Nuclear pore-associated, member of a complex involved in transcription and mRNA export, putative (Similar to S. cerevisiae THP1;~Similar to C. albicans THP1), encoding MSVVQFINEINQTYNISNNQQKIDQLTKLLSINPQQNKYILIIYNCKSIPSTITTLYDDDWPIFNSILINFIKLCHLMDPWSLLKSFDLYINYLNDLSIGFNNNSYGWLLSNIITNTINLMIPWAKKLDLIMYFKEKGGKFRLNYMAGIILKIFNNNIIRINDSNDYKKSILLILGNNLCYIYFKLDKPLLCQNIFNNMRNIINLNFNQFNLNQQLKYRYYLSRYYLIKYQLIESFNHLQWCLINTTNFKNQKLILELLLPISLIVGKIPNFNYLSENGFDDDSNNSNNNNNNNNNNNFPFIKMYQCLSKTIITGNYLEFKQLINCNSKNYHYLKDKNLLLLLMNKMEILLLRNLIKKIWIILNKPTTMNYLIIPIEGHYNDELYLENVFVTLIDSNLIKGKLTSSKTVVLSKTDPFPNVFNIYKLKYGNNNNSNSNQWI